A genome region from Pirellulales bacterium includes the following:
- a CDS encoding PD-(D/E)XK nuclease family protein, which yields MPAQLQILAGPARSGKTAALLARYRQILAEQGDGNISQAALWLAPTRHAAAEIRGRLLSDGLTGCFSPGVYTFEQFAQTLLLAADQPPDYLGQLLKRQLIQWLLAEAVAAGRLSYFAPIADTAGLVDLVAGIISDLKRQDVSPQRLSQLAASPAGLEKTREIAALYAEYQRRLNQHHMVDVEGRFAAVGKLLRETPPEKWGPFGHLQHVVLDGFTDFTRSQHEVLQLLAKRLPALKELTITLPLENESGRADLFWKPQHTLEQLQDRHPKWVVQWQPRQPAGDWPALAQLERQLFVNPRNAQPAADSAGIEIIATSGQKAEIELLARRIKNLLVQGEQLNAGQNSSHPQPIRPGDIAVVFRSLETVAALVDEVFSEYGIPVAIDLPPRLIRSPGLQALAAILRLQAADWPFRQLLAVVANNYFQPAWPQWQAGEAATAVEWAIRQLQVPAGRKELLSALQWRAKSDKPAPQSSPDGDPLEESDAQLQAEHRRRYGIAHQVLSQLDQTLPSPHKARSLTEWIGILQGVAEHLGLLHGVQNSPAACQRSSSLSDYDRPAWQRLKTVLAVAAQLEQRLDEGHQPAAFTLRDFVARLQDILSVEALPVDLDSTGRVRVLAAPSIRAISVPYLFVAGMAEKVFPPPVRDDRIYTEAEYRSLNDAGLNFADHRQRSCEEMLLFYEVATRPTRQLVLSYPALDEKAQPLSPSPYMTELQRCLEIESKLEINLSPVPPSDQPPYSPTELRVKAVAQWLENKPQLLARLLSHPEPSTTEQPQSHPLAMAPGLLAGLQSIAARSRRDGFGPFEGLLTGAAAQRHLQHRFGPDHCWSVSRLEEYAYCPYKFFAQNVLGLEELPELTLEIDYGRRGLLAHDALAILHRRLLTADQRLSPADVAAEEYAQHAADTLKLLSEKISQGTPFEVALQTIDLQLITQWLEEYLAQHQSYDQLAADVASAAGAESANGMESAADQPLRPAYFEVSFGLKPREGPEIDHKLSTDKPFDLRCGAETVRLSGRIDRIDIGLVGGHVVFNVLDYKTGGNKKFKLQDFQSGLALQLPLYALAVQDLLLVDRRAVPWRVGYWYLREKGFESHGLPQLFEPCQTGLRETAHWQSLRGEILARVVSLVHGIRGGAFPVFSADEECTNRCQFSTVCRVHQIRALGKTSIASHSTAPAEIVGALP from the coding sequence ATGCCCGCCCAGCTTCAAATTCTCGCCGGACCGGCCCGCAGCGGAAAAACCGCCGCGCTGCTGGCGCGCTACCGCCAGATATTGGCGGAGCAGGGGGATGGCAACATTTCGCAGGCCGCGCTGTGGCTGGCCCCAACGCGCCACGCTGCGGCGGAAATTCGGGGGCGACTTTTAAGCGACGGCTTAACCGGCTGCTTCAGTCCCGGCGTCTACACGTTCGAGCAGTTCGCCCAAACGTTGCTGCTGGCCGCCGATCAGCCGCCGGATTACTTGGGCCAGCTGCTCAAGCGACAGTTGATTCAGTGGCTACTGGCCGAGGCCGTTGCCGCAGGCCGGCTTTCGTACTTCGCCCCCATCGCCGATACCGCCGGCCTGGTCGATCTTGTCGCCGGCATCATCAGCGATTTGAAACGCCAAGATGTCTCGCCCCAGCGGTTGTCGCAACTGGCCGCATCGCCTGCCGGGTTGGAAAAGACGCGCGAAATTGCCGCCCTGTACGCGGAATACCAGCGGCGGCTGAACCAGCACCACATGGTCGACGTCGAAGGCCGTTTCGCCGCCGTCGGCAAGCTGCTGCGCGAAACGCCGCCGGAAAAATGGGGCCCCTTTGGCCACTTACAGCATGTCGTGCTTGACGGCTTTACCGATTTCACCCGCTCGCAGCATGAAGTGCTGCAGTTACTGGCGAAGCGGCTGCCGGCGCTAAAAGAATTAACGATCACGCTGCCGTTGGAAAACGAATCGGGTCGTGCCGATTTGTTTTGGAAGCCGCAGCACACGCTGGAACAGTTGCAGGACCGCCACCCCAAATGGGTCGTCCAATGGCAGCCGCGCCAACCAGCCGGCGATTGGCCCGCCCTGGCCCAATTGGAGCGCCAGTTATTCGTCAATCCACGTAATGCACAGCCCGCGGCCGATTCCGCCGGCATCGAAATCATCGCCACCTCGGGCCAAAAAGCGGAAATCGAACTCCTCGCCCGGCGGATTAAAAATTTGCTGGTGCAGGGCGAACAATTAAATGCCGGACAAAATTCCAGCCATCCGCAACCCATTCGCCCCGGCGACATCGCCGTAGTGTTTCGTTCGCTGGAGACTGTGGCGGCGCTCGTCGACGAAGTGTTTTCCGAATACGGCATTCCCGTAGCCATCGATTTACCTCCGCGGTTAATTCGTTCGCCGGGGCTGCAAGCGCTGGCTGCAATTCTCCGCTTACAGGCCGCCGATTGGCCATTTCGCCAACTGCTGGCCGTGGTCGCCAACAATTACTTCCAGCCCGCTTGGCCCCAGTGGCAGGCCGGCGAAGCCGCCACCGCTGTCGAATGGGCCATTCGGCAATTGCAGGTCCCCGCCGGACGAAAAGAATTGCTCTCGGCACTCCAGTGGCGGGCGAAATCGGACAAACCCGCGCCGCAGTCCTCGCCGGATGGCGATCCACTCGAGGAGTCCGATGCCCAACTTCAGGCTGAGCATCGCCGGCGATATGGCATCGCACATCAGGTGCTCAGCCAGCTCGATCAAACGCTTCCTTCTCCGCATAAAGCGCGGTCACTGACCGAGTGGATTGGCATTTTACAGGGCGTGGCCGAACACCTCGGCCTCTTGCACGGCGTCCAAAATTCCCCCGCTGCTTGCCAACGGTCATCGTCATTGAGCGATTACGACCGACCCGCTTGGCAGCGATTGAAAACCGTGCTGGCCGTGGCCGCTCAGTTGGAACAAAGACTGGACGAAGGGCATCAACCCGCCGCATTTACCCTGCGCGATTTCGTCGCGCGCCTGCAAGATATTCTTTCCGTCGAGGCGCTGCCCGTCGATCTGGACTCCACCGGCCGGGTGCGCGTGCTGGCGGCCCCAAGCATTCGGGCGATTAGCGTGCCGTATTTATTCGTGGCGGGCATGGCCGAAAAAGTTTTCCCACCGCCGGTGCGTGACGACCGCATTTACACCGAAGCGGAATATCGCAGCCTGAACGACGCCGGCCTGAACTTTGCAGACCACCGCCAGCGCAGTTGCGAGGAGATGTTGCTTTTTTACGAAGTTGCCACTCGGCCCACGCGCCAACTCGTCTTGAGTTATCCCGCGCTGGACGAAAAGGCGCAGCCCCTCTCGCCCAGTCCCTACATGACCGAGCTGCAGCGTTGTTTGGAAATTGAATCCAAACTGGAAATCAATCTCAGCCCTGTGCCGCCGAGCGATCAACCGCCGTACAGTCCCACCGAATTGCGCGTCAAAGCCGTGGCCCAGTGGTTGGAAAATAAGCCGCAGCTCCTGGCCCGGCTGTTAAGTCATCCTGAGCCATCGACAACAGAGCAGCCTCAATCGCATCCGTTGGCCATGGCGCCGGGTTTGCTGGCCGGGCTGCAATCGATCGCTGCCCGCAGCCGCCGCGACGGTTTCGGCCCGTTCGAAGGTCTTCTCACCGGCGCGGCAGCCCAGCGGCATTTGCAACACCGCTTTGGTCCGGACCATTGTTGGAGCGTCAGCCGGCTGGAAGAGTACGCCTATTGTCCGTACAAATTCTTCGCGCAAAACGTGCTGGGTCTGGAAGAGCTGCCGGAATTGACGCTGGAAATTGATTACGGCCGCCGCGGCCTGTTGGCGCACGATGCCTTGGCGATCCTGCACCGCCGGCTGCTGACCGCCGACCAGCGGCTTTCGCCGGCCGATGTTGCCGCCGAAGAATATGCGCAACATGCCGCCGACACATTAAAACTGCTGTCCGAAAAAATTTCGCAGGGCACCCCCTTCGAAGTCGCGCTGCAAACCATCGACTTGCAGTTGATCACGCAGTGGCTGGAGGAATACCTGGCCCAGCACCAATCGTACGATCAATTGGCCGCCGACGTTGCATCCGCCGCCGGCGCGGAATCCGCCAATGGCATGGAATCTGCCGCCGACCAGCCGCTGCGCCCCGCCTATTTCGAGGTCTCGTTCGGATTGAAGCCGAGAGAAGGGCCGGAAATCGACCACAAACTTTCGACCGACAAACCATTCGATTTACGTTGCGGAGCGGAAACCGTCCGCCTGTCCGGCCGCATCGACCGCATCGATATTGGCCTGGTCGGCGGCCACGTGGTCTTCAACGTGCTCGATTACAAAACCGGCGGCAATAAAAAATTCAAGCTGCAAGATTTCCAATCCGGCCTGGCTCTCCAATTGCCGCTATACGCTCTGGCCGTGCAAGATTTGCTGCTGGTCGATCGCCGGGCTGTTCCCTGGCGCGTGGGCTACTGGTATTTGAGAGAGAAGGGATTCGAAAGCCACGGCCTGCCGCAGCTTTTCGAGCCGTGCCAAACCGGCCTCCGCGAAACCGCCCACTGGCAATCGCTCCGCGGCGAAATTTTAGCCCGCGTGGTGTCGCTGGTGCATGGCATCCGCGGCGGCGCGTTTCCGGTGTTCAGCGCCGACGAAGAATGTACCAACCGCTGCCAGTTTTCGACCGTCTGCCGCGTCCATCAAATTCGCGCCCTCGGTAAAACGTCGATCGCTTCCCATTCAACCGCTCCCGCCGAAATCGTCGGAGCCCTCCCATGA